The genome window GGAGATCATACGTGTGTCGGGCTCAGGTGACGCCGAGCCGGCTGCGCGCAGATCGATTTGAATGGTACGGTTACGGTTGGAGGCAGCTTTGCGCAGTGCTTCGGCAGCCAGTACGGCATGTGTGCGGCGTGCCTGTCCATCGATGATGGCGAGAATGGTCATGACGGCAACACTCCCGCATTATGCCCGATATTTCGAAAATGGCCTGCGTTATCTTGCAGGTTCTGAACGATCAGGCGGCTTTCAAGCGTTAGCACCAGATCGCTTCCCGGCAGGGATGCGCCCGGTAGCGTCAATTTGGCGGAGGCAAGGGCTACGGCGCGGCGCGCCAGTTGTTCCAGTGGCAGATCGTCATGAAGCGCCGTGACAATCCCGGCAACGAGCGCATCACCCGCGCCGACAGTGTTCAGCACCTGCATGGGGGGCGGCTGCACATGCACAGCCTGATCGTCAGTGACAAACAGGGCACCCTCTGCTCCCAGTGAAATAGCGGCGAGGGTTACGCCACGCGCTGTCAGCTCACGCCCTGCACGCAGGAGGTCGGTTATATGGTCCAGCGGGGTACCTGCCCATTCTTCCAGCTCATGCCGGTTGGGCTTCAAACAAAAGGGCAGTGTTTTCGCTTCGTTCAGCACGGCTCCCAGCGCGGCTCCACTGGTATCCAGTACTGTGCGAAGACCTTGACGGTGCAGCATGTCCAGCAGCGTGACATAGATATCGTGCGGCATTGCGCTGGGGACACTGCCGGCCAGTACGGCAATGTCTCCAGCCTGCGCCACTGAAGAGATATGCGTGATGATCGCCGCACCTTCATCATTGCAGGGCAGGCCGGGCGTGTTGATGTCGGTGGTCTCTGCGGCTGTATGATCGATCAGTTTCAGGTTGCGGCGTGTATGACCGGGCACGCGAAGGAACAGATCCTCGATCCCCCGCTCGGCAAAAAACGTCGAGAACAGTACATCATTGGCATCCCCCAGAATGCCACAGGCCCTGACAGGCGGCGCGTTTTCATCTCTGGCCGCGAACCAGTCAGCAAGGCAGCCTGCGACATTGATCCCTTTTCCGCCGGGATAGGAGGCGGCGGCCAGGGCCCGATTGACCTGTCCCGGATGCAGGGTCGTCAACTCTACCGTCTCGTCGATGGCGGGGTTCAGGGTGATGGTCAGAATCGCGCTCATATGGCTTCTCCAAAGCCGGTATCAGCGTGGAAGCCGGTTTCCAGCGCTCTCACTTCAGCCGGAGAGGAAGCTGCCAGAGCGCGCTCGGCCAATGCCTTCAAATCGTCCATGCGGTACTGCCGCAGGCAGGCTTTGACACCGGGAATGTCACGGGGCGTCATTGACAGTTCGGTAACACCCAGCCCGGCCAACAGCGCCGCACCGAACGGATCGCCTGCCAGACCACCGCAGACCCCGACCCAGCGGCGCAGAGGTGCGGCGGCTTCGGCTGTACGGCGGATCAGCGCGAGCACGGCAGGGTGCAACCCGTCCACCTCAGCGGCCAGCCCGGAATTCTGCCGGTCCATGGCCAGCGCGTATTGTGTCAAATCATTGGTACCAATGGAAAAGAAATCCACATGGGGGGCAATCCGGTCGGCCAGCAGTGCCGCCGCCGGTACTTCCACCATGATGCCCAACGGTACTTCCGGTGCCTGCAACGCGGTGCGGACACGGTCACAGACGGCACGCAGGCCGGCAATTTCCGCCAGTGACGTGATCATCGGGAACATGATGGATAGCGGCGCTTCCGCGGCTGGCTCCGTCTCTGCCTGCCAGCGCCTGACATGTCCGGCGGCACGGTACAGCGCACGCAGCTGAGGCTCCAGCAGATCAGGCCGGCGCAGCAGAAGTCTGGCGCCCCGCACGCCGAGGAAAGGATTTTCCTCATGCGGAAGGTTCAGATGCGGCACCTGTTTGTCACCGCCAATATCCAGGGCGCGCACAACCAGCGGCCTGCCATCCAATGCTTCCAGCATCGCACGGTAGGTTTCGAACTGCTCCTCCTCATCCGGGGCATGGTCACGCTCCAGAAACAGGAACTCGGTCCGCATCAGACCGACCCCTTCACCGCCCTGTTCGAGCGCGAAAGCCACCTGATCAGGGCGATTGACGTTGGCGGCCACGGTCACGTGATGACCATCCGTGGTGCGGGCCGGGCGGCTCCGTTGCGCAGCTTCTTCGTTGCGAAGCTCGGTCTGGCGCAATGACCAGTCCTGTGCCGAGGCGATGGCTGTCTCATCCGGGTGCAGATGCACCACACCGGCACGGCCATCGAGAATGACCATGCTGCCGGATGGCAGCTCCATCACATCCGGTCCGGCTGCCGCAATGGCGGGCAGGCCCAGTGTCCGGGCAAGAATCGCGGTGTGGGACGTCGGGCCGCCCAGCGCTGTGATCAGCCCCAGCACGCGCGCCGGATCCAGTCCCGCCGTGTCGGAAGGGGCGAGATCATCAGCCACCAGAATGCAGGGATAATCCGGCAGGGTCAGCAGCGACCCCCCGGCCTGGGACGGATCAAGCTGGGCCAGAACCCGCCTGCCGACATCCCGCAGATCGGCCGCACGCGCGGCCAGAACCGGGTTGCCGAGTGCAGCCATCCCCTCGGCGGTCTGTTCGACGGCATGATGCCAGGCCCAGGCCGCGCCATGTCCGTCCACCATCAACTGACAGACGCGGGTGATCAGGTCGGTATCATCCAGCAAACCTGCCTGTGCCTGAAAAATCGCGGCATCGGCGGCACCAAGGCGGCGGCCCGCGTCATCGGACAGGGCATGAAGCTGCGCGCGCGTGACGCGCAATGCCTCATTCAGCCGGTCCGCGCCCTCCCGCAGATCCTGCGGATGATCAGTCACGGATACGCTGTGCCCTTTCAGGACATAGACTGGCCCGATAGCCAGTCCCGGGGCAGCGGAAACGCCATCAATACGCATCAGCTCATGGGGTGGTGTCCAGCCTGCGACGGGCCGGGCAGCCCGCATGGCTTTTTCAGCGGCCGCGCGTTCTCCGGCAGTCAGGCTGTCCATGGTGGATTTCAGAGCCTGCAACGCCTGTTCGGCATCGTCCCCATCGGCGGAGACGGTAATGCGGTCGCCCTGTTTCAGCCCAAGCTGCAACAGGCCAATCAACTGGCGCGGATCGGCAATTTCAGCGTTATGACTGATCTGAAGCCGAGCCCGGAAGCGTTTCGCGGTTTCAGCCCACGCCGAAGCCGGTCTGGCATGCAGGCCGCTTGGATAGGGGACGCTCCATTCAAAGTGATGGCGGAGATCGGTTGTCACCGTATCAGAGGACATGCTGACGGCGGCAGGATGCGCATCCTCGCTCAGGGCAGCTTGCAACAGGGTGGCATCGCCAGTCTGGAACAGTGTTTTCAGGCGCTCCTCATCCTGCAACAGCCGGGTCAGGCGGCGGAGAATGGCGATATGCGCGTCAGATCGTGCAGCGATCCCGACCACCAGATGGGCGATCTGTCCCGGATTCCACAGGACACCTTCCGGCACCTGTAGCACTGCGATGCCATCGCTGCGCACCATGGCGCGGTCATCCACCATGCCATGAGGAATGACGACTCCATGGCCGAGCCATGTATTGGCGACATTTTCCCGCTTCAGCATGCTTTCGGTGTAGGCGGGATCAACATGACCGGCAGCAGCCAGAAGCTGGGCGACTTCCTCAATCGCCTGCTGCTTGTCTGCCGGAGCCGCTCCCACGCGCACCATGGCACGCGGCGCGGTCTGTGCGCTCGCGATTGCATTCATCTCGCGGCGTCCTCCCCAATCCATTTTGACGACCGGTCTATCTGCCGGGTGTAAGATTATATGAAAACGTTTTCAGAGCTACGTCAAAGAATTTATTTTGTAGAATTTATTTCCTAGAACTTGTTTATGCTGCATTCTATCTTTGCTGCACCTGCGAAGATCTTGCTGAAAATTGCTTGTGCAGTAGGTTTCAGAGATAATAAGGAAAACGTTTTCCAGATGATTGGGTCGCTGGTAGAACGATGGAGAAAGCCTTGAGCTCTTTAGCTGATGGAACTTCCTCCACGATGCGGGCTGTCGGCATCAAGGATGTGGCGGAGGCAGCAGGTGTTTCACCCGCAACAGTCTCCCGCGTGTTGGCTGGCGGCAAGGTCAGTGAGGCACTGAAAGCGCAGGTGGAGGCCGCTATTGCCCGCTCCGGCTATCGCCCCAATTTGTCGGCGCGCCGCCTGCGCTCCCGCAATACCCAGACGATTGGTCTGATTGTTGCAGATATCCGCAATCCGTTTTTCACCGCTGTCAGCCGTTCTGTCGAGCAGATTGCCTTTGCGTCCGGCATGCGGGTGATCCTGTGTAATACGGATGAAGATCCGGAACGCGAAGCCATGTACCTGCAATTGATGGAAGAGGAGCGCGCAACCGGCCTGATCCTTGCCCCGACTCTCTCTGCGATAAGCCGTCTGGCGATGCACAGGCCTTCGTTACCGGTGGTTCTGATCGACCGTGAAGGGCCTGCCGGCTGTCTGGACTCCGTGGTGCTGGATAACCGGGAGGCCAGCCGTACCCTGACCCGGCATCTGCTGCAAAATGGATATCGCCGTATCGGCGGCCTGTTCGGGATGGCCAGCACTACGGCGGTGGAACGTCGGGAGGGCTATGAACAGGCAATGCGTGAAGCAGGATTGGCTTCTGAGTCCCGGCAGTCTCCCGCCACGATCCCCGACAGCGAGCAGACGGCCCATGCCTGGCTGAGCAGCCCTAATCCGCCAGAGGCATTGCTGGTCAGTAACAGCCTGACTCTGATGGGGGTTACCCGTGCCGCCCGATCGCTCGGCCTGTCAATTCCGCAGCAACTGGGGCTGGCCGGATTCGATAATGATCACTGGACCGAACTGGTAGGGCCAGGCATGACCGTTATGGCCCAGCCGGTCGAGGAAATCGGGCGCATGGCGATGGAGATGCTGTTCAGCCGCTTGCGTGAGCCGGATCAACCGGTGCGCAAAATCGTGCTCAGTGGCCGTCAGATTACCCGCGGATCTTCTGTCCGGACAGCCGCCTAGCCTTCAAAGCTGACGAAACGTGCCGATCGTCCGATCTTTTTCGAACTGCGTGCCGCTCAGAACCTGATCATGGAATGCCAGATGCAGCCCCGGTTGCAGCAGGCGCAGCGCCGTCAGCGCGGCTGACAGGTTCTGCACGGCATCCGAGCCATCAATATGAAGGGGAGCCATGGCGCCGGTGAACACGACGGGGCGCGTCAGGACGGCTTTTCCGGCCGTGACGCGGGCTTCCAGGTGACGCATCGTCTCGCGCACCGTATCGGTGCCATGAGTGACAAGAATGCCGCCAAAGCGGCTCTCTGCACCAAAAACTGCATCTGCCACTGCATCACGATCCGCATTGGTAAAGTCCAGACTGTCCTTCAGCACCGGCTGCACCATGGTGATCTCCGTCTGCGGCAGGCGCAGTCGTGGGCCGAGCGCTGCAAGCCAGTCCGGATGCGGGTCCAAGGCCCCGGTGGCTTCTACATAACGCTTGGAGATTGTCCCGCCGGTGGACACGATCAGAACGGAAAGAGGGCCGCTGCGCATCACAGGCTCCATGGCAATAAGATGTTGGAATCGATCAAAACGGGTCGTTAAAAATCATCACCGGTGGCGTATGTGCGACGCATTGGTGGAGGCAAAGGCATAGGGCCGGTATCATCGGGGGAGGTCAGTGCCCCCAGCAGAGCCTGTCTCAACTTGGCGAGCTTGCGTTCGTTTTCGACTTTCAGCCCGAATACGTCTTTCACATAAAAGACGTCCACCGCCCGCACGCCATAGGTGGTGATGTGAGCGCTGGCAATTTGAAGGCCCTGCTGTGCGATCGCGGCGGCAATATCGTGCATCAGGCCGGGGCGGTCACGCCCGTTCACTTCCAGAACCGTATGTGTATGGGAGGCATGGTTATCCACCACCACACGCGGCGGTACATGGATCGCCCGCATCCGTGTGCCAAGCAGGGGGTTGGAGGCCTTGCGGATTTCCTCGTCGATATCCAGCTGGCCGGACAGGGCCTGTTCAATCAGCACGGCGATTTTTGCCAGCCGGTTCGGCTGATCGAAGGCTTCCCCGGACGTATCCTGTACCCAGAACGTATCCATGGCCATACCATTGGTCATGGTGTGAATACGGGCAT of Granulibacter bethesdensis contains these proteins:
- a CDS encoding asparaginase domain-containing protein, giving the protein MRSGPLSVLIVSTGGTISKRYVEATGALDPHPDWLAALGPRLRLPQTEITMVQPVLKDSLDFTNADRDAVADAVFGAESRFGGILVTHGTDTVRETMRHLEARVTAGKAVLTRPVVFTGAMAPLHIDGSDAVQNLSAALTALRLLQPGLHLAFHDQVLSGTQFEKDRTIGTFRQL
- a CDS encoding 1-phosphofructokinase family hexose kinase; translated protein: MSAILTITLNPAIDETVELTTLHPGQVNRALAAASYPGGKGINVAGCLADWFAARDENAPPVRACGILGDANDVLFSTFFAERGIEDLFLRVPGHTRRNLKLIDHTAAETTDINTPGLPCNDEGAAIITHISSVAQAGDIAVLAGSVPSAMPHDIYVTLLDMLHRQGLRTVLDTSGAALGAVLNEAKTLPFCLKPNRHELEEWAGTPLDHITDLLRAGRELTARGVTLAAISLGAEGALFVTDDQAVHVQPPPMQVLNTVGAGDALVAGIVTALHDDLPLEQLARRAVALASAKLTLPGASLPGSDLVLTLESRLIVQNLQDNAGHFRNIGHNAGVLPS
- the ptsP gene encoding phosphoenolpyruvate--protein phosphotransferase, translating into MNAIASAQTAPRAMVRVGAAPADKQQAIEEVAQLLAAAGHVDPAYTESMLKRENVANTWLGHGVVIPHGMVDDRAMVRSDGIAVLQVPEGVLWNPGQIAHLVVGIAARSDAHIAILRRLTRLLQDEERLKTLFQTGDATLLQAALSEDAHPAAVSMSSDTVTTDLRHHFEWSVPYPSGLHARPASAWAETAKRFRARLQISHNAEIADPRQLIGLLQLGLKQGDRITVSADGDDAEQALQALKSTMDSLTAGERAAAEKAMRAARPVAGWTPPHELMRIDGVSAAPGLAIGPVYVLKGHSVSVTDHPQDLREGADRLNEALRVTRAQLHALSDDAGRRLGAADAAIFQAQAGLLDDTDLITRVCQLMVDGHGAAWAWHHAVEQTAEGMAALGNPVLAARAADLRDVGRRVLAQLDPSQAGGSLLTLPDYPCILVADDLAPSDTAGLDPARVLGLITALGGPTSHTAILARTLGLPAIAAAGPDVMELPSGSMVILDGRAGVVHLHPDETAIASAQDWSLRQTELRNEEAAQRSRPARTTDGHHVTVAANVNRPDQVAFALEQGGEGVGLMRTEFLFLERDHAPDEEEQFETYRAMLEALDGRPLVVRALDIGGDKQVPHLNLPHEENPFLGVRGARLLLRRPDLLEPQLRALYRAAGHVRRWQAETEPAAEAPLSIMFPMITSLAEIAGLRAVCDRVRTALQAPEVPLGIMVEVPAAALLADRIAPHVDFFSIGTNDLTQYALAMDRQNSGLAAEVDGLHPAVLALIRRTAEAAAPLRRWVGVCGGLAGDPFGAALLAGLGVTELSMTPRDIPGVKACLRQYRMDDLKALAERALAASSPAEVRALETGFHADTGFGEAI
- a CDS encoding LacI family DNA-binding transcriptional regulator, with translation MEKALSSLADGTSSTMRAVGIKDVAEAAGVSPATVSRVLAGGKVSEALKAQVEAAIARSGYRPNLSARRLRSRNTQTIGLIVADIRNPFFTAVSRSVEQIAFASGMRVILCNTDEDPEREAMYLQLMEEERATGLILAPTLSAISRLAMHRPSLPVVLIDREGPAGCLDSVVLDNREASRTLTRHLLQNGYRRIGGLFGMASTTAVERREGYEQAMREAGLASESRQSPATIPDSEQTAHAWLSSPNPPEALLVSNSLTLMGVTRAARSLGLSIPQQLGLAGFDNDHWTELVGPGMTVMAQPVEEIGRMAMEMLFSRLREPDQPVRKIVLSGRQITRGSSVRTAA